One Neomonachus schauinslandi chromosome 9, ASM220157v2, whole genome shotgun sequence DNA segment encodes these proteins:
- the COCH gene encoding cochlin — MSAAWIPVLCLGVCLLLLPEPAGSEGAVPIAITCFTRGLDIRKEKADVLCPGGCALEEFSVFGNIVYASVSSICGAAVHRGVISISGGPVRIYSLPGRENYSSVAANGVQSQTLSRWSASFTVTKGKSGTQEATGQAVSTARPPTGKRLKKTPEKKTGNKDCKADIAFLIDGSFNIGQRRFNLQKNFVGKVALMLGIGTEGPHVGLVQASEHPKIEFYLKNFTSAKDVLFAIKEVGFRGGNSNTGKALKHTAQKFFTADTGVRRGIPKVVVVFIDGWPSDDIEEAGIVAREFGVNVFIVSVAKPIPEELGMVQDVAFVDKAVCRNNGFFSYHMPNWFGTTKYVKPLVQKLCTYEQMMCSKTCYNSVNIAFLIDGSSSVGDSNFRLMLEFVSNIAKTFEISDIGAKIAAVQFTYDQRTEFSFTDYSTKENVLAVIRNIRYMSGGTATGDAISFTVRNVFGPVRESPNKNFLVIVTDGQSYDDVRGPAAAAHDAGITIFSVGVAWAPLDDLKDMASKPKESHAFFTREFTGLEPIVSDVIRGICRDFLESQQ, encoded by the exons ATGTCTGCAGCCTGGATCCCAGTTCTCTGCCTCG GTGTCTGTCTGCTGCTGCTGCCGGAGCCTGCGGGCAGCGAGGGAGCGG TTCCCATTGCTATCACATGCTTTACCCGAGGCCTGGAcatcaggaaagagaaagcagatgtACTTTGCCCAGGGGGCTGTGCTCTTGAGGAATTCTCCGTGTTTGGGAACATAGTGTATGCGTCTGTATCAAGCATATGTGGCGCAGCTGTCCACAG GGGAGTAATCAGCATCTCAGGGGGACCTGTGCGAATATATAGCCTACCAGGTCGAGAAAACTATTCCTCAGTAGCTGCCAATGGCGTTCAGTCTCAAACACTTTCCAGATGGTCTGCTTCTTTCACAGTGACAA aAGGAAAAAGTGGTACTCAGGAAGCCACAGGACAAGCAGTGTCCACAGCACGTCCACCAACAG GGAAACGACTAAAGAAAACACCTGAGAAGAAAACTGGCAATAAAG ACTGTAAAGCAGACATTGCATTTCTGATTGATGGAAGTTTTAATATTGGGCAGCGCCGATTTAATCTACAGAAGAATTTTGTTGGCAAAGTGGCTCTAATGTTGGGAATTGGAACAGAGGGACCACACGTGGGCCTTGTTCAAGCCAG TGAACATCCCAAAATAGAATTTTACTTGAAAAACTTTACATCAGCCAAAGATGTTTTGTTTGCCATAAAGGAAGTAGGTTTCAGAGGGGGTAATTCCAATACAG GAAAAGCCTTGAAGCATACCGCCCAGAAATTCTTCACAGCAGACACTGGAGTAAGAAGAGGGATCCCCAAAGTGGTGGTGGTATTTATTGATGGCTGGCCTTCTGATGACATTGAGGAAGCAGGCATTGTGGCCAGAGAGTTCGGTGTCAATGTATTTATAGTGTCTGTGGCCAAGCCTATCCCTGAAGAACTGGGGATGGTTCAGGATGTTGCATTTGTTGACAAG GCTGTCTGTCGGAATAATGGCTTCTTCTCTTACCACATGCCTAACTGGTTTGGTACCACAAAATATGTAAAGCCTCTGGTTCAGAAACTCTGCACTTATGAGCAAATGATGTGCAGCAAGACCTGTTACAACTCCGTGAACATTGCCTTTCTAATTGATGGCTCCAGCAGTGTTGGAGACAGTAATTTTCGCCTCATGCTTGAATTTGTTTCCAACATAGCCAAGACTTTCGAAATCTCAGACATTGGTGCCAAGATAGCTGCTGTACAGTTCACCTATGATCAGCGCACAGAATTCAGTTTCACTGATTATAGCACCAAAGAGAATGTCCTAGCTGTTATCAGAAACATTCGCTATATGAGCGGTGGGACAGCCACAGGCGATGCCATCTCCTTCACCGTTAGAAACGTGTTTGGTCCCGTGAGGGAGAGCCCCAACAAGAACTTCCTGGTAATTGTCACAGACGGCCAGTCCTATGATGATGTTCGAGGCCCTGCTGCTGCTGCACACGATGCAG gTATCACCATCTTCTCTGTTGGTGTGGCTTGGGCACCTTTGGATGACCTGAAAGATATGGCCTCTAAACCAAAGGAGTCACATGCTTTCTTCACAAGAGAGTTCACAGGATTAGAACCAATTGTTTCCGATGTCATCAGAGGCATTTGTAGAGATTTCTTGGAATCCCAGCAATAA